ttcactgcatgtcagtggactCTGGTTTACAGAGAGCCATGTGAACTGACCTGGCCTGTTTCTCAGTGAAGATGTTGGTATGAATGTGTGTCATGAGGTCTCCTCCGGGGGAGTAGGCCATCACAAAGCACACGTGGTCTGCAGTCTGGAAGCAGCCGTACAGGTTCACCAGGAAAGGATGTTGTGAGGTGTTGATCACTTCAAAGATCCTCTTCTCACAAATGAGgctgaacataaacacacagagacatttgtAGAGACCATCTCCGGGACGGATCAGCTCCAACAATATGGCTCTTAAAGTTCCCATCATGCTACTGGACAGCACCCATTCATCCTTCTTGCCTTGTAAATGGcaacatctttcaaactccacatctccagtatatatatagtatagtatagtatagctTCAGAGGATCACTGATGTTATTTTCAGTGAAGACAGGTAACCCAAAGACTAAGTTGATCTTGCTTTGTGAAACAGGCCCCTGGTATCCATTAGGATATAACAACGTTCCAAATGAACTAGCAGAGGAAGTGCTTACCTGTCAACTTCGTCACGCGTCACAATGTCTCCTTTCTTCAGGGCTTTGATGGCGTACAGTTTGCCTGACTTCTTATACTCTGCTAGCAGCACCTTGGATCAGGAAAACATTGGTCTTTATTCTAGAGTTCAGACaggagctgacaggaaatggcCTGGGAAGTTGTGATTGTACAGTCAGTGTCCACAAGCTCCAGGTCAACAGGACACCTCTTAACCTTCATTTCTCACAAAGTACgtgggtgtgtttttctgtttttttacaggTATAATGCAGAGTAGAACAGGTGTGACTAGATGTGTACCTTTCCAAAGTGACCTCTTCCCAGAACTGAAATGCAGTTGAAGTCTTCCAACTGAAGTCCTTCGTCCCTGCTGcatgaagtaaaaaaaagtacacaaatattttgcatctgaaaatgtttttttttttaccattttctaaTTATGTCTAACATCTTCTCTGCACACATAACACAAATGATACAGTACAATATAGAGTATATAGAACTTTTACCGCGTCCTGTGGTTTACTTAATGTAAATATGAACTTTGCCAAGGTAACAGAGGTAACAGAGTTTTATAttatacattaaatatattctaGAATCATCCCACTtaggaacaaaataaaataaacccaaacaaaaacagaaattcattCCTACTCAGTATGACTTACCGTGGGCGTGGATTCAGTGAGGGTTGTCGCCTTGGATTTGGGCTCTTGTTCTCACCAGAAGACTGTTTCAGACAATAGAGATAAAGTGACACATCAGCTGAatcattcaaacacaaagcaaacataaaaactcaattttaataaaaaaaaaatcaaccttgATGAGCAGAGCAACAGAGACATGAGGGTTGGAACAAAACCACTTCTCTAGATCAAAGTTTAACATCACACACTCCATTCACCCCTTGTTTTACTGGCAGtgatgtttcactgtttttcactgttaaaGTATTCGTCGCTGAAAGGGGCGACCCGACTTGCTTACCAGCGGAGAGTCTTTAGCGTTCTTTCTTGTGCGATGTGGAGATCGGCCAGGTTGTTCTTCAGAAAAATTTAGAGTCACCACAGCAGGTTCTctgagaaaacaagagaaagttTATTACACGACCACTATTCTGGTTTTAGTGCCGTCTtatggctgtgctgctgcattgatGCACCCTTGCCTACTTGTCTCTTTATGAAGAAACTACCCCCAAGTGTAGTAGTactaacacaaaaacactaacacaaaaacacatttttaggttttctctgtgcagctgacggaatttgctgacaataagaaaaatatagaatatcaccacCGTTATTCTTTAATAATGTGCATTTTATAACCTCACACACTATTATTATACAACCACTGTCTTACATCTCTTTATTCTGAATGCAGGTCAGTGATAATGTTGCCATCAGCCCTCTATTGAAGTCACAGTCTCTTTAGTCTGAGATATCATGAGTGAGCAGGAAAATTGCCTCAAGTCACTGTGGAAGCTAAGCCAAGAAGTTAATAGCTCACTTTTGTACCCGCTCTTTCATAGATGTAACAAAGAGATGTTTCAGGGCCACAGAGTCTACAGACACTTACCACAGATCCTTACCTTGCTGGAGAAGTGATGGATGATGTGGAGCCAGTGTGAGGGCCTGCTAATGGGGGACTCATGGGCTCCAACGAGCTGCAGGGAGGAAGGATGCTCATCATCAAACGGCCCCAAGTGGCAAAGTTCATGTTCATCTGAGCAGCACGCAGGAAGTCCTTCCCTGTGAGgagaaatgaagacaaaaacaaatcccGTTTGAAGGATATACTGGCTATCAATTCAATTCAACATGCCAGTAGTGAGAAAAGACAAGatacacaaaaataatcagAGTCTATTCACTTATGTTTTAATTACAATCTCAGGCttgatgaaatgtaaatgtatccAAGTGAGCTTTGGATATAAAAAATAAGCAACCATCACAACTTTGAAAGGTTAAACCATCAGTTTTTGGATATTTGGCAAAGAACGACTGCCTTGATGATGAAATTAAGTAGTTGGTAGTATGATATTGTCTGGGCACATGGACTCCTGCATTTCCTCCCTCTTTACATCAAGGAACACAATGGAAATAGGTCCAAGTATCATCCCTGACAGttttgtagttgtgtgtgtcctcctcaaATATAGTAAACTACACCAAAATCATGTACCTAAAGGTCATAACCTTCATCCTGTCATTTACAGTTGTATCATGCTTTAAAATGGAATTCTTAAATAATTTTTTCACAGTATTGTCTAATGTGTGTCTATAGTGAAAGCCCTTATGTTAATGAACCCAATGACAGTTGACCTTAAGCGACAACAAGAGTCGGTACAAATATAGATGCTAGAGCTAGAAATCTAAAATCCACACCATAACCTTCCTGTCATAAAGATGCAATGCAATACAATATGAATAAATGTTGGTACCTTTTTCTTTAGGGAAaattctcctctgcctctggagTTTGGAGCGCCACTCAATGACAGGATTGATAAATGTCACCTGGAAATGAACAGAGGAGCTGATTATGATTTATGATTTAGTTCGAtcagaaaaacatgcaggtgtcacagcagtaaataaaatgtcaacaggCTGGATATGAAAGTGAGAACCTCAATGAAGAGGACGCCCTGAGGCTCCAGCTGGAGACACATGCCATGTTTGCGGTTATCCAGGAAGTCCTCCAGCCGTAGGAACTTCACCCCGCTTAATGCTCGCCAGTCCCTCCAGTAGACAGCAATTTCCAGCTCCCTGGACTGGATCAGCACACATATTCAGACATGTTCAGAACCTCATTTAAGCAAGTACATTTTGCACCAGAAAAGAGCTGACAAAGAGTTGATGAGATTGAACTCACTGCTACACTTGAGAAACTGTAAGACCTCTGCAGTCGCACCAAAACGAGACGTTCTTATTCTGGCAACTGCCTgaaaaatcttttgtttttgagaGAGTAACTCAAACGTCTTTAAAGGGTTACTGAAGTGATTTAGTACTTTACCTTTAGAACATTGTACCTCAGAGCTATATCTTTATAACATTGTGGGACTcacaagagaaacagaaagcaacagAGGTCAGGATACAACcaacagcatgttttcattagccTAGTAAAAGCCCAATTCTTTCTAACTCTACCACTATCTGCCAACACAATATGAGATagccctgatgacatcactatgacatcaccagggttattttctcagagtTCACAAAGCTCCTTCAGAGCCACAGAATTgtacattatacaactgtttttcTGGGGTGTGTAGCACTCCCCGTGACCAGTAAACTGACCTGTCTGTGTACAAACATGAAATTCCCATTTAAAATGCCAAGGCTTGCAGCGGTGACAATGACAGCTAGGGTGTTCAATGCAATATCAGAACCCAGGCCTTAAGCAGGGATGCTGGGTGTGTGGGTAAAGGCAGATTAGAGCAAATGTCAGAGGATTAGCAGTGGGATTACATGAGTAGCGTAGGATGTGACAGCGTATCAAAGACATTCTTGGCCATTCTGATTCAGTGAGGGACAAGATGTCTGGACTCTGTGTTATTGTTCGTGGGCTCTTAATATATGTTCACCATTGGGACTTTCTGAGATGACATTCAGCCGTAAACTATCTATCCAAGAGGGTGAGCAACACTGGTTGGTTTAACACCAAACTACAGTGGTATAGAGGCATAAGCTATCATTAACAGGAAGACAGCAAGACAAGAAAGTCACTGCAACTATTGTACTGTCAACTGATTAGTGTCCCACATCAGTgaactgaaatatgaaacatgaaaaaatgaatgggCTGTTTCATGGCTATTCTTTTAGCATATCTGATGGAAGAGATTTAAATATAATactgaaagcaaaacacatcAATTAATGTAATGCAGGATAAAATCAATTTCAGTAGAATACAGTTTTCAGTTATTGTAGACATTTTTCTTCCAGACTGAGCCTGGTTATAATGCAGTTAAATAGACCATAGTCCAATTTAAGAACATCCAAACACACTGAACTGAGCTGGGTTGTTGCTATGATCACTTAAACATTCATGTCAGCTTCCATCAGTAAAGATCCATTACAtttggttttttgtttgtctgtttttttcacttcacGGTTTTTCAGTGGACAAACTCTGTAACAGTGACAACTCtttctaaatgacctcaaacCTAGTTTGGCTTTTCTGCCCTGCAGTTTGTTACTTATCAGCCGATACATACGCAGATATCGATAAATCAACAGCAAATTAACATCAGCTGATACATCAGCCCGGCCAAATCAGTCCAACTCTGCAAACATAATACCTTTACATGTGTTCTAAAATCACTGATATAGATGAATTACACAACTTTCTTGTTGAGTTTAATGACTATCTAAAgtaattcttttcttttactgtaAGACTATTTGCTATACAGACCGTTTCATATCACAGTCAAGGGAGAGTAACTCAGTAATGATGTTTTCGTCCTAAAAAGCAGGTTAGTGGAGTAACCATTTGAAAAATTCAGTTCTGGCTCAGTTGTAATGTGAGTTGCTCGTTGAAATGAAAGCCACTGACCCGTTCCAGTTCGATGCTGAAGCTCTGGCCCCAGGCCTCATTTCCCAGCTGTCTCCAGTGTGTGCGTCCCACTATCCTGTTGTCCACCTTCAGTACAACACTCACCTCcgctgagacacaaacacagagtacaAATAAATATCAATAAAGGTTGTAACAGGCCGTGTGGTTATTCTAGCAAGAGAAAAGCACAGTGCTAGCTACCATAAATACAGAGTGGACAATTCTGAACACAGACACCTCAAACAAGAAATAATATTCTTTTCAGGCTGTCAAGTGTCTTAAGAGCACAATCAGTCAAAAtcaaaatcttgtttttgttgcatacattttacagtttcttttGATCTCTTTAAACATTGTCCTCTGACTGTCCCGCATCCAATCCCACATGACAAAAGAGAGAAGGTAATTCCATTGGAATACTCATCTGGGTTGCCTTCAGTTATTACTGTGAGCTCACAGAAATATTAATATCTCAGTGTCTAGTTATAACAGGAGACTTTTGGTGTTTTCACAAGATCCTTTTCACATTTGAACAACACTGTTTTTCATTATGACATTTTGTTATTACTACTAGATACCAAATTATTTGGTAATGTTGCAGTGTGCTTGTATTTCATATCTaacaataatgtgaaaatatatCATAATTAAATAACAAACATCTTGTTATAATGTCAATTTGATCttgtaaaaacaagaaaatgttcTTGTTATAACTGGGCACTGAGCAGATTTGCTgaggcagcagcaacaaacgGCTGTGATTAAGCTTCATGAGCACCATTGAGGTCAGTTTCACACAGGAGCTGCCCTATACTTCTGATGGGTGAATCTTCAAGGGGTTGTATGTAGCTTGAGAGAAAGTTCTTCAGACACTACTTTGGATTAAAAAACTACACAACCTCATCTACACGTTTTTGGGTAGAATTTTAGGATGTAATTGTAATATTGCAAAGACGAGATGCTACAATTGAACTGTGTTACTgatctatttttatttctgcccTTTGTGCTTAGAGATACAAATCCTGTGTTATCTGGGtctctattttctgttttctgtcaaaaaaaattctgttttctgtcaaaaaataaacatttcaggTTGAGTGAAGAGAAATCTAGACTACATATATAATTCTTGAACATCCCAggcagagcaacacacacagatagaagATTCCATCTACAGGAATTCATACAAACTCATACAAGCCATAAACAGGCTATGAAGCAGATCAATAAATACTGTACACATAGCTGCTTGACCTACCTGCAGGGAGGTAAAATAGGTAAAATAAAGTGTAAGTTGGAGTGTTGACTTACAGGACAAGTCATCAGCCTTGGTGGTCTTGCCATTTGCACTGCGTCCTGACAGGCCGGCTCTGACCTTCAGAGACTTCCCATCTGAGATGCTTCCTGGAGTGGCCGAGACACTGGTCACACGACCACGGCCCGGAACACACTCCAACAGGTCTTGGCAGCCCATCAAACATACCTCCAACCGACCTGAGGAAAAGCATTTCAGCCACCAAGTCAGTCTTGAGAAAATACTATTTAAACTTTAATGGGAACACTAAGTTGCTTGAGGAAGAACATGCAAATGTCCTAGAAATCATATGATATTTAACAAAGTAATGAAATGAATATATATTGGAATATATTTGTAGCAACCTGTCAGGCTGGCTGGTttgaagaaagaggaagaagaggaagaggacagagcATTGGATTGCTTCTTCGGTGTGCCGTAGGAAGGCAAGGTTCCCAACGCTAGTTCCTCCTTAATGGCAGCATGTTTGGGATGGTCCTGAGGCAGCTCACTTAAACGTCTCTCCAGGGAGAGACGTAACAAATCCACCTTCTGAGAGGACTCTTGCATTCGTGCCTGGGCCTGAGGGACAGACAACACTTCTGTAGAGCACAGCCTGACTCTGGTCTCCAGCCAGAGTGACAACCAGGGAGGTTTTGGTTACATGATATTCCCCTTGACCACTGGGCCACATGCAGGGTTTTCTTTAAGTAATATAGCCCGTTGAAccaatttaatatttttttgtattatcTTGCATTTAATGGCTGATATCCTCTTATCTGGGGTTAACAGAAGGATAGATATAAAGGTAGTTGGGAATGGCTGGAGTAGTGCCTCTACAGTACCAAACTGATTTTGTTATGTGGTGTCATCCTGTTCTGTTGATAATGGCATTATAAAGTTTTCATCTGATACTACAAAGAAAGTCCACAAAGCATCTGCCTAAGCATCTTGCCCAATATGACACAATATAGCCTTCAACGCTGCAGGAAGCCCTCCATCAAACTACATCTAGAAATCGCACAAATCACAAAGAGAGAATGTGGAGATTTGACCATTTGATGATTTTAGAGGGAGATACAAATTCAACATTGACATTTCTCAATGAATACTATAACtatgagacagagaaacaattCAGGTCACTGGCCTCAGAAAGAGTCAGGTCTGCAGTTGATTCACTCCTCTAACTTCAACATTTAGACTCACCCCTACTGGGAACAAGACTTAGGGGTTTCACTCCCCTCTGAAGAGTGGGAAAGAATATGGAGAGACTCTTCAGAAATATCCAAGTCAGCAAGATTCAACGTTACATGATTAGAAACAGAGCTTATGTCACCCACTCTACACTTAAAATAGATTCAAGCTCCTCTGATCTCCGTTGGCATGGCTGTGAACTGTTTGGGTATTCATATGTTTTCATATATAGCACTGCACCGCAAAACTGTCCTTCTGGACAGACCTGTTTAAATCAATATCCGTAATTCTGAAATTGATATAACCGTCTCACAATTTCCTGTTGTTTGCTGGGGTCTCGGGCTCCACAGGTGAGGtgcaaaaacaataatgaaagCAGCCTTTTTGGCTACTAGAAGTAAAATTTGTAAGCTAAACtgtttttcaataaataattggCTGCTGTGATTTTAAAATCTTAGTATGGAATGAATAGCAGATGTGAGCAGTGATACTAACTACAATTCTGGAATGATCAAGTGAGGAGCTGCCTTTTTCACAGAGCTTACTTGCAATGAAAGTATATAGACCAGCAACACTGTGCCACCGTCGCCCCATCTGTGCAGCAATGTGCAGTCAGGTAGACCCCATGATCACAGATATAAGTATTGTTCTCTATTTAAATGTCTccaaatgaaagtaaaaaaacCTAATTAGCATGACTCCTGttagctgcagcagtgatgtttcTATCTTGTAGGCACAGAGATGGTCTGATCCTAGGTCCCAGACTAATTCCTGGTTGTAGTGTGGACTATTCAGTTGGTACTCACCTCTGCAAGTATGCGGCGGTCTTGGATCTTACGTCCACTCAGCTGCCTTACCACATTTTTGGCGCCTTCAGCCACGGCAGATTCAATCTTCATGTGGTGCATGAGTTCAGCCACCCGCAGCTCGAGAGGGCTTATCATCTCTACAGGCTGACCTGAGGCAGGTGGACAGTGTCAGATATAGAAAGTACCACCTTTTAAGAGCTTTTTGTCTAAGCTGCTAGATATTTCTGCTTAAAATACATTCACACCTAACctcaaaatacagaaatacatgAACGTGATTTCAAGATGTTTCAATTTCTCCAATCAAGTCTGACGTGAATTTTGGTTAAGCAAACTCCATTCACTGATGGATACCATTAAATGTCTTTGAAAGGTCCTTTGTTAAATTGTGAGATTCATGTGATTTAGATACATTTTGCATTGAACATAGCATAGCCTCCACTTTGAGTGTGATTCAATCTGTCAATGTGAGTCTACTGCAGTGAAAAATACTATTTATTTTACTACAGTACTTCATGTTTAGTTTGCATTCCACATAAAACTAATCTAAAAGAGTCCCATATAAGAGAGTCTCTCTCTTATATGGGGTTTGtcacaattatttttttcagttatggctattttattttataaagcGTGCTACTGGAGATGAGAAGAACTACTGTATGTGTAGTAAGACTTGCCTGGTGAGCCATCCCGCTCCTCGTCTCTGGCTTGACTGACTTTGACAATCTGCATGCGCAGCAGCTCAATCTTAGTTCGGCTGTCCTGCAACATCTGCTGGGCTGTAGATAGCATCTTCCTGTCCTGGATAATAAAATGGACAACTAAACACCAACACATTGCTTCTGCTATGCTAAATtgatgaataaaactgaaacattaGCAAGAGTTAAAATGTAACCTGCACACTGTAATTAATTGTAAATGCTGCCGCTTTGGTTCAAGAGAGTTAGAGAAATGTTCCAAAGTCATAAGTACtcaaattaatgaaaaaaacaactagCACTCACTCACTAGCACATAAGCCGAGTGAGGGATGCTCAAtttaacataataataatatataatatttaatgGCAACATAACCTGtgcaccacagtgtgtgtgtgtgtgtgtgttttatttagcCGATTTTCTGTAATGAAGGGAATTTTTTTTTGACACGAATAAACATAAAACCTTCTACACACCTGCAAAAATGACAGCTATCCTGTGTTACAGCCAACACACAACATGAGTTGAGCCACACTCAAGTCATCTTGctgacacacaaataaatcCTCACTCACTCCTCTCATAGTTTACATGGCTAAATTAAATGGCAGTAGAGTTGTGTATCCACTGAGAGGAATGGCCCTGTCCTTAGCTACTCTCCCTGCTGTGGCAGctcttcttcccctctcctgTCCAATCCTCTGTCCTTTCTTACACATCAGAgatgctctctgctgcagctccggcAATTTACCACGAGTCCGTGTCAACTCACTGCTATACACAGCCCATGATGGAAAATCATCATCACCAAACTGActgagtctctctctgtgtatgtgtgtgttctgtaccTTGACTGAACTGTTGCTGTAAGTCTGGATCATGTTATCGGCGCCCTGTTTGACCTTTGTCTCCATGGTAAGCTGTTTCTTCAGGGTTCTCAGTCGACTGGCTATTGGTGATGTGACCTCTTCCCACTGGCACGACTCTGCTGACTggttgtcttcttcttctgagcAACCTGCATCATAACCACATGGAGGGTTAGGCTTTACAGATACAGTATACTAAAACTAATATTAGCAataacacaacattaaaaccaaaaaagaaaGGAATACAGTATAATTAAGTatctctctttcaccctctctctctgatcatGTGCAGCAGATCTTTGTATATACTTTTGCAACTCTAAAGAGCAAAGCCTTGATATACATATTGCATAAGCCCAAACAAATTGTTAACTACGTGTTCAAAGCCTCAGCATCGTACTTTTGAGTAAATAAAGATTGCATTTAGGCCAGAAATTCTTTGCTAAATAC
The Chelmon rostratus isolate fCheRos1 chromosome 19, fCheRos1.pri, whole genome shotgun sequence DNA segment above includes these coding regions:
- the pkn3 gene encoding serine/threonine-protein kinase N2; the encoded protein is MSGLTLQSSNMQGLDEGDILDPEFQQRLEDARTLLRQEIQRELKIKEAAERMRRAVTNRKSAAEVDGQLKASSRKLEKLHWELQELNARSMATEKDTTGCSEEEDNQSAESCQWEEVTSPIASRLRTLKKQLTMETKVKQGADNMIQTYSNSSVKDRKMLSTAQQMLQDSRTKIELLRMQIVKVSQARDEERDGSPGQPVEMISPLELRVAELMHHMKIESAVAEGAKNVVRQLSGRKIQDRRILAEAQARMQESSQKVDLLRLSLERRLSELPQDHPKHAAIKEELALGTLPSYGTPKKQSNALSSSSSSSFFKPASLTGRLEVCLMGCQDLLECVPGRGRVTSVSATPGSISDGKSLKVRAGLSGRSANGKTTKADDLSSEVSVVLKVDNRIVGRTHWRQLGNEAWGQSFSIELERSRELEIAVYWRDWRALSGVKFLRLEDFLDNRKHGMCLQLEPQGVLFIEVTFINPVIEWRSKLQRQRRIFPKEKGKDFLRAAQMNMNFATWGRLMMSILPPCSSLEPMSPPLAGPHTGSTSSITSPAREPAVVTLNFSEEQPGRSPHRTRKNAKDSPLSSGENKSPNPRRQPSLNPRPRRDEGLQLEDFNCISVLGRGHFGKVLLAEYKKSGKLYAIKALKKGDIVTRDEVDSLICEKRIFEVINTSQHPFLVNLYGCFQTADHVCFVMAYSPGGDLMTHIHTNIFTEKQARFYSSCVLLGLEFLHQNKIVYRDLKLDNLLMDADGFVRIADFGLCKEGMGHGDRTSTFCGTPEFLAPEVLTDNNYTRSVDWWGLGVLIYEMLVGESPFPGDNEEEVFDSIVNDDVRYPRFLSPESVSLIQKLLQKNPEMRLGAGEEDALQIKRHKFFQGMDWEALLSKKVKPPFLPVIRAPKDVSNFDEEFTRLKPVLTLPRTTCILTAEQQEIFADFDFSFMS